AGCAGCGGCGTCGCCTTGAAGAGCACTTGCCCAATGCCATACGGCGTGCCCCACGTTCCTTCGTACGCCATGCGCAGCGCCGATGCGGGAGCTTGACCGAACGCAAATGCTATGAGGTCAAACAACAAGATGCCGCCCGCGATCGCGAGCACGATGGGCAACGCTGAACGGAGGTTCTGTGCGGGCTTCATGCGGCCTCCATGCCGAGCATCGCGCGGCCGATGACGTCATCGGGCGTATCTGGCGGCAAGTCGGCGACGATGCGCCCGCCCGAAAGCACGACGATGCGGTGGGACAAACAGCGAGCTCGCCGAGGTCCGCGCTGATCAGAGCACGCCGGGCCCCTTTTCAGCAGCCGAAACGATGGCTCGATGAATCACGGCCGCCGCGCCGACGTCCACGCCGCGCGTGGGTTGCCAACACGACGACTGCCCGATCGGGGCTTGCTTCGATGCGATCGAGCGCCCTCGCCATGACGATCTTTTGTTGATTGCCGCCAGACAAGACCCCCGCCGCACGCTCTGCTTCCGCTGGGAAAACTCCAAAGTGCTCGATACGCCGCGCGATGACGTTCTTCTCTTGCGCCGCACTCTTCCAGATCACCGAGCTCCCCCGAGAACCAGGTTGTCTCCAACGGAGGCTTCGAGCATCAGGCCTTCGGCGTGGCGATCCTCGTGTACGACGGCTGGCGCGCGTCTGCGAGCTCGCATGTCCTCCGCGGATCGTACGTGGTCAAAAGGTTTGCCGCCGAGCTCGATCGTCCCCGTCACGTGGGGCTCGAGGCCCGCGATGGCACGAATGAGCTCGTGTTGACCATTGCCCTCGATGCCTGCAACACCGACGATTTCGCCTTTCTTTACGGACAGTTGGACGCCATCGAGCACACGCTTTCCGTTGGCATCGACGAGCACCAAGTTCTCGATCGTGAGAGCATCCGCGGGTTTGTCCGGGAGCTCTGGAGCCTTGGTCGGTGCAGGAGGCTCGCCGCCCATGATGGCGCGCGTGAGCTCATCTTCGAGCGCAGCGCCTTCCGCACGATCGATCGGGCGCGACGCGACAGTGCGACCTCGCCGCATGACGGTCACGTGATGTGCAAATCGGATGACTTCATGGAGGTGATGGGTGACGACGGCGATGGTTGCGCCGTCTTTTGCGAAGCTTTCCGAGCGTTGCGTAGAGCTCTGCAGCTTCGATGGGCGACAGCACGGCGGTGGGTTCGTCGAGCAAAACGGCACGTGCACCGCGGTAGAGAACGCGCAGAATTTCGAGGCGCTGGCGTTCTCCGACGGCAAGGTCTCGCGTCACTGCATCGAGGTTCACGGTGAGGCCCGTCTGCTTCCTAAACTCGTTTGCGCGCGATCGAGCGGTGGCAAGATCAAGGCGACCAAGTGATCGCGTGGGTTCGGCGCCGAGGACCAAGTTTTCGAGCGCAGTGAAGGCGGAGACGAGCATGAAGTGTTGGTGCACCATGCCGATGGCCGATGCGTTTCCTTCGACGTGCACGTTGCCCGTCGCGTACGGCACGAAGCCTGCGGCAGCCTTGAGGAGCGTGGACTTCCCTGCCCCGTTTTCTCCGACGATCGCGTGGATGACGCCCGGTTCGAGCGTCACGCTGGCATCACGCACGGCCAAGAAGTCGCCGTAGCGAACTCCCAGCCCCTCGATTTTCATGACCGGACCGCGCACGTTCGCAAGGATACCCGGTCGAGCCAAACGGGGGGAACGTTTGTCGTCGTGTGGTACGGAGGGTCGCGGGCGCGGTGGGTTTGTCGCCGGCGCGTGCATCACGGCCGAGTCTGCTGGCTGGACAAATACGATCCAATCGAGCCGCCGTTGCGGTAGAGTCTCGGCATGCCGGGAGCGAACGAATGATGGGGCTTTTTCAGGAGTGGATCGGATTTCTGCTCCGCTGGCTTCACTTGATGGCGGGTATCGCGTGGATCGGGACGTCGTTCTATTTCAACTGGTTCGACTTGTCCGTGAGGCCGCCGAAGGACAAGGTGCTGAAGGAAAACATCCGCGGGACGCTCGATGAAATCCATGGCGGGAGTTTTTATTATCACGAGCAATATTGGCCCGATAAGCATCCCGAGCGGTTGCTCGTGCATTCGTGGCCAGCGAAAACGACGCTGATCACGGGTGCGCTGCTCTTGGCGATGATTTATTGGCACGGGGCGAGGACGTACCTCATCGATCCGAGCGTGGCGGACATTGGACCGCTTGCGGCGATTGGGATCAGCTTCGCGTCGATTGCGGCATGCTGGTTTTTCTACAACGAGGTGTGCTTTTTCTTCGACAACAACCGCACGGTGTTCGTGATCATGGCGGTGTTCGTATCACTTGCGGCCTATGGCTTTCAGCATGTATTCAGCGGGCGAGCTGCGTACATTCACGTGGGCGCGATGCTCCGGGACGTGCATGGGGCTCAATGTGTGGACGTCGATCGTGCCGCACCACATTGCGATGCGAAAGGCGCTCAATGCTGGGGAGCCGCTGGACAAACGCGACGGAGAGCAGGCGAAGCGGCGATCGCAGCACAACAATTACTTTACGTTGCCCGTGACGTTCGCGATGATCAGCAACCATTTCGCGGTTGCGTACAATCATCACCTCGGGTGGGTGATCTTGTGCCTTGCGATGGGGGCTGGCGTGGGCATTCGCCATTACATCAATGTTCTGTACAAGGAAGAGCGCAAGGACAAGCGGCTTCTCACGACCATCGGGGTTGCATTTTGCGGAGCGCTTGGATTGAGTTTCATCAAGAAGCCGGAGCCGGTCGTCGTGGGGCCGGTGGATACGATGACGGCGATGACGATCGTGCAAAAGAGGTGCACGACGTGTCATTCGCAAAAGCCGACGCATCCGACGTTCGTGGCGGCTCCGTCCGGGTTCGTGATGGATACGGTCGATCAGATCATGGCGAAAGCCGAGAAAATCGTTCAGCGCACGTCGGTGTCGCGCGACATGCCGCTCGGTAATGCGACCGGGATGACGGACGAGGAACGGGCGATGCTAAAAGTGTGGATCGAAGGGCAGAAGAAGTGAAAGAGCTCAGGCCGCCCGACAGGTTGGATGTCGACGCTGACAAGCCGCGGATTTTTCTTGCTGGTTCCATAGAAATGGGAAAAGCGGTCGATTGGCAATCGGTGGTCACCGATGCGCTTCGCGATATGGATATCGTGGTGCTGAACCCGAGGCGCGAGGCGTGGGATTCGAGCTGGCCGCAGTCTGCGGATTTTCCGCCGTTTCGCGAGCAGGTCGAATGGGAGCTCGACGCGCTGGAAAAAGCGGACCTCATTCTTTTTACTTTGCGCCGGAGACCAAGTCGCCCATTACGCTGCTGGAGCTCGGGCTGAACGTGCGTCGCAATGTGATCGTGTGTTGTCCCGAAGGATATTGGCGCAAAGGAATGTGGACGTGGTGTGCAGGCGATATGGCATTCCGCAGGTGCCGACGCTGGAGGCGTTGATCGAGCGGGTCAGGAAAGGGGCTCCAGCACGCACGCGGCCAAGTACGCCGCTGATGGTAGAACGCGACGTTGCGAGGGCAAGCGGCCCAGACGTAGCCGCTCCAGTGGTGTGGAGCTCATGCTCCTCGATTCGCTGATGCTCGTCGAGATTCCTGCCGTACGCGCCCTTCCCGCCGAGGCGCCAGCCGATTTTGGTACAGATGGATCTCGTAGCGCTCCAGCGCGCTCGGCTGGCAGGAGCTCGAATGCCGCGGCTTGCTCGCGCGCTCGTCATGCATGGGCCGCGGATGCCGTGCTGACAGCGTGCGGGGACGGCTGGAGACGCGGTGATGCCATGCGATACGTGGGCACTTGCCGCGCTCGGCCGTTGGGTCGCGGGTCAATATGACGCACGTCGGCCCGCGGAGGTCGTCATTTCCACCCGATCATCAGATTGTGCGCTGCCGACGGACGAACGTTGAATGTCGTCACGTGCGTCGTCGGCGGGAGTTTTCGATTCTCACGATGTCAGCGTTCGACTCTCACGATGCTGCAACGTTCGCCCCGTGAATCACGCGCATTGCGTATGTGCCCGCCGGGAATGCGACCGAGCGATCGCCTGCCCGCCATGCTTGGAATGCCTTCCGATATGCGGCGCGGAAGGCTCGCACGGCACGCGCGGCAATGCGGGCCGCTTCGGCATTGCCCGCGACCAACGGCGAACATGGGATTTCGCTGGCAACTGGGTTCATGGGTCGTGATGCGCATTTCGGGTGATACCTTCGCGGCACGTTTTGCACCGAGCACGCGACGCGCGGGAATGCGTGCGTGGGCGGCCGCTTCGAGTTTGGCAAGTTCCACGGCAATATCGTCGCGAAATGCTTGGGCGTTTTCTTTGCAAATCGATGGAGGAAGGGAAACGTCGAGGCTGGTCACGGGCTTCCATTCAGGGTTTTTCGGGCTGAAATAGATGCCGGGGCGTTTAGCATGGATGGTGCCTTTGCCGATGTCATCGATCGTCGTTTTGGCACCGGGCCATTCGTGCGCGTGACGAACGAGTCCTGCTTCGACGGGGTTTGCCAAGGTATAGGCGATTTTTTCGACGATGGCTTGCCGCGTGCACAATTCGACGACACTGGTTTGAGCGCGATCCCAAGGCGATCCGTCCCATTTTCGGAGAATTCTGACGCCAATCGAGACGAGCCGATGGAACAGCTCGAGAAAGCGCGGCAGCGTGCCCATGGGGTCGGAAACGACGTAATGCAAGTGCGTCGACATGGCACAAAAGGCGTGAACCTGAATGCCGTGCCGAAGCGCGGAGACGATGAGCGCGTAGAGAATGAAGCGGGTCATTGCGGGATCGGGGCGCAATAGGCAATGGCGACGCTCGGTGCGGCGCGTAACGAGGTAGGTGGCTCCGGGGCGGATGGGGCGGGGCTGGCTCATGGCCGGAGCGTATTGCGAGAAGTATGCCGGCGGAAGGCGCTCAATAATTTCGAATAGTTATGATCGATTTGGGGCCGACCGAGGGTGGCGACCGCCATGGCGGAGGGTGGCGGCCGCCAGTTTTCCCGCCAGTCTACGGCTGTGAGTGTGCCTACCAATCGCCAACCTCGGTGGGCGATTCTGGGCGGCTTCTAGCGCTTCTTTCGCGCATACGTCGCGAACTGGTCGGCGCGATTGGGGTACTCGTTGGGTTTGTTATTTTTGGGCACCACGCACCCATTCTTCTCGGAAAAGACCCAATCGCCCTTCTCGAGTGCCGCCACGTAAAGCGCGAGCGCGTCTCGCAAGCTCGAGCCGAGCACCACGAGGTCGCATTCGGTCACGAAGGTGATGAGCTGGCCGATTTTGCCTTTCGGACCCGGGAAGAGGTCCAGGTACGTGTTATCCCCGTCCCACCATCGATTCCCAGCGATGGGAATGCGCTTGGCGTGCCAAAGGACCGAATGGATTCGACCGTGCTCCACGACCTTGAAGTCGGTCTGGGGATATTCTTCGGCGAGCGCGAGTTCCTCCTTCCAGCGCTCGACGACGGCTTCGAGCGGTGCGAGCGGCGAGCACCCCGGCATCCATTCGAATAGGCTGGACTCATCGCCATCCTGGCCGTCGTGCAAGAGGAGCGAGGCGCGAAAGTCGTCGGGAAAGCGCAACGAAAGTGCTTCCTCGGCGGCAACGATCGCTCGCTCCGACGCGCCTTTGCGGAGGCCGAGCTCCCGCCCGGCATTTTTGGCGGCCCATGATCCCAAACGTTCCCAAAGACCATTCATGAAACCGAGCATCGCATGACTGGCACCGTTTCCCAAAGGGGTTGGCACCTTTTCCCAAAGGAGTTGGCACCTTTCGCTCGCGCTCGTGCAGACGTGAGCGATCAGGGCGGGAGCGCGGCGACGAAGACGTCAGGCGCGGTGCCGTTGGTGCTGATCGCGCCGGGGCCAAGATCCATCGTCCCGATGAAGCCGCCGGCGAGGAACGGCGTGCCCGAAGGCCCGAAAGCGCCGGCCACGCGGTGGTTGCCGTCCTCGTTCTGGCCGTAAATGGTGCGAGTCCACAGTACCTTGCCAGAAACGGCCACGGCAGCGGCAAAGAGGCCGCTGATGGGCGGGCCCAGCGCGGCGGCAATCAGCGCCTCGTCGTTCGGGCCGACAGCGAGGGACGGGATGACCGCAGCGGGGGCGCCGACCATGACGGGCGTGCTCGTCGCACCCGTCGTGTCGAAGCGCTGGATCGGAAACCCCTTGCCGTCCCACACGCCAAGCAGGACCAGATCGCCTGACGGCGCGACCTGCGCGTCGGTGACGAGCGGAGAGATCAACGACTGCCAGCGGTGCTGACCGGAGGCGTCGAAGCTGGTCACGAAGCCGGTCTGGTGAGGCACCACGCTCACGGGCCCGCCGCCGAAATCGACAACTGCCCCCGGCGAGGTGACGATCTGGCCAGCGACGGCGACGTCTCCCTCGGGCCACGCGACGACGGAGAGGTTCGCCCCCGCGACCGGCTGCGACTCGAGCGCGAGGATCTTCCACCAGACGAGCGCGCCCGACGGATCCAGCTTGGCCACGAAGCCGTCATGCCCGAAGGAGGTGCCTTCGCCGAGCGTGATGTCATCGTACCCGAGCCATCCGCTGAAGAACCCCGCGACGTAGACGTTGCCCTGCGCATCCGTCGCGGGACGCGTGACGATCATCTGAGAGCCGCCGAATGCGTGGCTCCAGACGTGGTCGCCAGAAGCAGTGAGCTTGGCGATCGCCGTCGACGTGGGACCGCCGTTCACCGGACCGCCGCCGAAATCGGCGACGCCGATGTAGCTCGCGGTGAGCAGGATGGCTCCGTCGCCAGCGAGCGCGACCTGGGTGGTGCCGATGGAGTCGTAGATCCCGGCGACGGCGCGCGCGAACGGCGCGCAACCGGCAGGCGCGAGCCGAGCGACGAACAAGCGGCCCTCGAGCGCGAGCGGCGGCTCGGGGAAGATGTCCCCTTCAGACGGCGGCACGGCAGGCCCGTTCAGCGTGGCGACGCCGAGGTCGAGCGTGCCGTGGAAAGCGCCGGCGATGACTGGATAGCCGTGCCGATCGACGGCGATCGAGGCACCGACCTGCCGCATGCCGTCGCCAAAGCGCTTCGCGAACGGCGTCGTGGGCGCGGACATGCAGGAGTCTGCCGAGTCTTCGAGGGGCACGACGTCGAGGAGGTCGCTACGTGCGCCGCAGGCGGTGAGGATGATGCAACAAAGGGCTGCCGCGCCAACGCGCGAGGCAATGCTGCCAACGCGGTTGTCACCGCGCCGCGTGCAATCCTCCGGAATCGCTGGGAAAATGAGGGATCGTCGGGGGGTGTTCATGATGGGTCGGGACCCGCAGCAATCATCGTGCCACGAATGAGGATCACCTTGCCCCGTCGAGTTACCTCGGATGAGCCGTTTTCGTGCGGATTCTGGGTGCGATGTTGAGCCTTGCGTTGCTGAGCAAGACGTGACGTCAGCGCGCGAGAATCCTGCGCACGCGCCCGACTTCTCCCGATTCCAACCGCACCTTGATGCCTCGTGGATGTGTCGACGAGCTCGTCAGAATATCGCGCACAATGCCTTCCGTGAGCGCTCCCGTTTCCTGATCCGCTTTCATGACGATCGCCACGCGCAATCCTCGTCGAATCTGCGCTCGCTGCGTCCCTCCGGGCTCGCCCGCTGGCGATACATCCGCTGGATTCGCCTGTCGAACGATCACGACCTCGCTCGCTCCTGCATTGCGCAGTAGCGTCGCAACGCGCTCGCATTCGGCAGCCATCACGAGCAAGTCGCGCCCCTCGATTGCGACGGTTTGCCCAAGTGTTTCTCGCCATGGCTTACCGAATATGCTCAAATATTCCTGTGGTACACCAATGACGCGCGTAATCATCGTTTTCTCCGCCGCATCGAATTCGTCGCGCACGACAATCCGCCCGAGAGTCGGCTTGGTTGCTGGGGATGGAGCAGACGGCTTCGGCGCGGGCGCAGGCGCGGCATGACGCAGCGACGAGAACGGCTTGTGTTTCAGACCTGATTCGGGCGGCACGGGCCGTCAATCTAGCGCGGTATCGACCGCCGACAACACGAAATTCTCGACGGCGAAGCATGGCCAGGTCAACAACCGATTGAGTATCGCTGCAAATGTGGTATCCGTCGATGCTCTCGTCGTAGGGTGCCTGGGCCCCGCCCATCTCATGTCGCATCACGAAATGCTTTGTGCCGCCATCGCATACAATTCGCAAACGTACGGCGATCGAGCCATCAGCTCATGACGACGACGCGCTCGATAGTGGAGAACAGCATGAGCATCGCGGAATTCACCACGACTATCGACGGGCTGAACATTCATTATTGCCACGCCGGTGATACCGGACCGGTGGTGGTGCTGCTACACGGCGGCGGAATCGACTCGGCGCGCCTGTCGTGGGAGCTGCTGATTCCCGAGCTCGCGCACACTCACCGCGTTTTTGCGCCTGACTTTCCAGGCTACGGCGAGTCCGACAAACCTGCAGACCTTCCGTATACGCTGGAGTACCTCGCTGCGTTCGCCATCGAGTTTCTCGATGTGCTGAGGATTGAAAGGTGCAGCCTGGTAGGCATTTCGATGGGCGGGGCCGTGGCGATGAGCGTGGCGCTCGATCAACCCGAGCGAGTGGAAAAGCTGGTTTTGGTGGACAGCTACGGCTTGCAGCGCAAGGTTCCGCTGGGCAAACTCGGTTATCTGTCGGTGCACGTACCTGGCATGCAAAGATTTACCTCCGCAATGATGCGCAGCCGCGCGGCGATCAAATACTCGCTCGGCGTGCTGCTCAAAAAACCCGGCGCACTGACCGAAGAACTGGTGGACCTGGCGCACGCGGAAGCAATGCGCCCCGGCGCGGGCATAGCCTTCAGCGCCTTCCAGCGCAGCGAAGTCACGTGGAACGGAACGCGTAGCGTGCTGCTCGACCGCCTGTCTGAAATTCAAGCGCCCACATTGCTCGTCCACGGCACCAAGGATACAGCCGTGCCCGCGGAGAGCTCCCGCGAGGCACAGCGCGCCATTGCCGGCGCGCGATTGGCGTGGCTCGAGGGCGCGGGTCATTGGCCGCAGCGCGACGACCCGAAAGCCTTCAACCGCGTCGTCACTGATTTTCTGCGCGATCGACGTATGGATGCGTAGACTCAGCGGGGACATCATGAATGAGGATCTGTCCAACGGATGGGAAGCGGTAGCCGAGCGGTTCATCGAATGCCGATCGGACATTGGGGCCGCCACCGTTCGGCAATGGGCGACATGTCTGCCGAAAGGCGGCTCGGTCCTGGATGTCGGTTGTGGCTCGGGGGTCCCCATTTCGATGGCCCTGATGGACGACGGATTCCAAGTCGCTGGATTGGATGCATCTCCGACGTTGGTCGGCGCATTCCGGACGCGCTTTCCCGGCGCGGTGGTCGCGTGTGAGGCGGCTGAACAGAGCCGCTTCTTCGGCCGAACGTTCGACGGCGTCATCGCGATTGGCCTGCTATTTTTGCTCTCCGAACAATCGCAGCGCGAGCTCGTTCGCCGTCTGGCAAGCGCGCTCAGGCCAGGCGGGCGCCTCCTTTTCACCGCGCCGCACGAGCGATGCGTCTGGACCGACCAGCTCACGGGACGCACGTCCCTATCCCTGGGAGCTGCGGAGTATCGACGGCTGCTCGAAGGCGCGGGAATGGCGCTCGCGCGCAGCCTCGAAGACGAAGGCGAAAACCATTATTACGACGCGCTCGCAGTGGGCGGCACGCAAATGACATGCCGGCACCTGTTGCACGACCAAAGATGAAGCAAACGCTGCGACGAATCCGCAATGAATCAATCCCCACTTCGTTGGACGAACGTAAGTAGAACTGCGCTTTGATTGGCTCGAGTGTGGAAAGCGAGTCAAACGACATCGTCACCACACAAAATTCCATTGACCATCCATCGATCGGCAAATGATTGGCGCAGAGCCACACGCAGATATTGCGTTTGTCGCGTCGTCGGTTGGGCGCCGATGGAGGCGACTCGTGCAAACTTTGCGTCGCGAGCCATCGATTTCGCGTGATTCTACGCTCGGTACGCACGTTGCATAACGTCACGGAATCTTTCGACGCAGTGGAGGGTATTGTCATGCGTGGCCATCGTTTGGTCGGCTTCGTGGCCGTTCTAGGAATTACATCAATTGCAGGGTTTGGTTGCGAGAACAAGCACTTGGCCCGGCAAAATCAATCGACGGGCGTGCTCGGCGCGTCGGCCTCCATCGCGGACTTGATGAAGGCGCGCAACCTGACCGAAGCGGATGTCGAGGCGGCGCTCAAGACCTACGTCCCCACGGGCAAGAAGGACGAGTATTACATCTTCGCATCGGGGGGGCAGTCCGGCAACGTCAATGTCATGGGCGTTCCTTCGATGCGAATGCTGAAAGTGATTGCCGTATTTACACCCGAATCGTGGCAGGGGTGGGGATATGGCAACGAAAGTGAGAAAATTCTCGAACAGGGCAATCAGGGGAACCGCAAGATCCGATGGGCGGACGTGCACCATCCGAATCTATCGGAAACGAAGGGGGATTATGACGGCGAATTTCTTTTCGTGAACGACAAGGCGAATGCGCGCGTGGCGGTCGTGGATCTGGAAGACTTCATGACGAAACAAATCGTCCCCAACCCGCTTGCTGCGAGTGATCACGGTGGGGCGTTCGTCACGCCGAACACGGAATACGTCATCGAGACGAGCCAATATCCAGCGCCGCTCGGGCGTGAATATGCGCCGCTGTCGCAATACAAAGAAAAATATCGCGGCGTCGCGGTGTTTTGGAAGTTCGACCGCGCCAAAGGTCGAATCGATGTCGAAAAGAGCTGGGCGATGGAACTGCCTCCGTACACGCAGGATCTTGCCGACGCCGGAAAGCTCGACAGCGACGGATGGGCATTCATCAATTCGTTCAATACCGAAATGGCCATCGGCGGAACCATGGAGGGCAAACCGCCGGTCGAATCTGGCGCATCGCAGAACGACATGGACTATCTTCACGTGATCAACTGGAAGAAGGCCGAAGAGCTCGTGAATGCAGGCAAGTCGACGACCATCGCGGGCATGCGTGTGCTTCCCATCGACGTGACGGCTGCAGAGGGCGTGTTGACGCTCGTCGGAGAACCCAAGAGCCCCCACGGCTGTGACGTGACGCCGGACGGAAAGGCCGTCGTCGTCGGCGGCAAACTCGATACGCACGCGACGATTTACGATATCGCGAAGATGAAAGCGCTCATCGAAGCGAAAAAGTTCGAGGGCAAGGACGACTTTGGCATCCCCATCATGGCGTTCAAAGACGCGATTCAAGGCCAAGTGGAAGTCGGGCTCGGCCCGCTGCACACCGTATTCGACGACAAGGGCAATGCATACACGTCCGTGTTCATCGAGAGCGTCGTTGCGAAATGGTCGTGGAAAAACTTCCAGCAACCGGTGGAAAAGCTGAGCGTTCATTACAACATCGGCCACATTCTCTCGGCGGAAGGAGACACGGTGAGCCCAGATGGCAAATACTTGGTCGCAATGAACAAAATGTCGATGGATAGATTCTTGCCCGTCGGACCACTCTTTCCGCAAAACTTCCAGCTCGTCGACCTGACGGGTGAGAAAATGCGGCTGCTCATCGACATGCCGATACCCAATGCCGAACCCCATTACTCGCAAATGATCAAAGCGGACAAGCTCAAGGTCCTCACCGCATACAAGATGGGGACGAACCCGATCTCGGGCGAAATCGATCCGCACAGCGCCGCGGGCGGCAAGGAAGGCATCAAGCGGGACGGCAACAAGGTCTCCGTGTACATGACTGCCATTCGCAGCCATTTCAAGCCGGACCAAATCGAGGTCGAGGAGGGTGACGAGGTGACCATTCACTTGACCAGCTTGGAGACCGCGGACGACCAGACACATGGATTCACCATCGACATGTACAACGTCAACGTGAGCCTCGAACCGGGCAAACACGAAAACATCTCGTTCATAGCGGACACGCCCGGTACCTTCCCCATGTACTGCACCGAATTCTGTTCGGCGCTACACTTGGAGATGATGGGATACTTCTTGGTAAAACCCAAGGCCAAATAGGTTTGTCTCAGGGCCCTGCACGAAACCACGGGAGAACGTCATGCCGGACAAAAATGTTACACACAAACCGGATGCGCATGATCGTGGTGGAGCCTCGGACGGGCACGTGCACCTGCAAATGGTTCGGCACGAACACGGAGCGAAGCCTCGTTGGGATTGGGCGAGGTGGCCCGTGTTCGTGCTTGCAGCGGCGTCGGTCGCGCTCTTTGCCACTTCGTACTTCCAACCTTGGTGGCATTTCTGGCTCTATGCCCCCCAATATCCGTCAGGC
The sequence above is a segment of the Polyangiaceae bacterium genome. Coding sequences within it:
- a CDS encoding ATP-binding cassette domain-containing protein, with the protein product MRGPVMKIEGLGVRYGDFLAVRDASVTLEPGVIHAIVGENGAGKSTLLKAAAGFVPYATGNVHVEGNASAIGMVHQHFMLVSAFTALENLVLGAEPTRSLGRLDLATARSRANEFRKQTGLTVNLDAVTRDLAVGERQRLEILRVLYRGARAVLLDEPTAVLSPIEAAELYATLGKLRKRRRNHRRRHPSPP
- a CDS encoding SMI1/KNR4 family protein, which encodes MNGLWERLGSWAAKNAGRELGLRKGASERAIVAAEEALSLRFPDDFRASLLLHDGQDGDESSLFEWMPGCSPLAPLEAVVERWKEELALAEEYPQTDFKVVEHGRIHSVLWHAKRIPIAGNRWWDGDNTYLDLFPGPKGKIGQLITFVTECDLVVLGSSLRDALALYVAALEKGDWVFSEKNGCVVPKNNKPNEYPNRADQFATYARKKR
- a CDS encoding alpha/beta fold hydrolase, with the protein product MTTTRSIVENSMSIAEFTTTIDGLNIHYCHAGDTGPVVVLLHGGGIDSARLSWELLIPELAHTHRVFAPDFPGYGESDKPADLPYTLEYLAAFAIEFLDVLRIERCSLVGISMGGAVAMSVALDQPERVEKLVLVDSYGLQRKVPLGKLGYLSVHVPGMQRFTSAMMRSRAAIKYSLGVLLKKPGALTEELVDLAHAEAMRPGAGIAFSAFQRSEVTWNGTRSVLLDRLSEIQAPTLLVHGTKDTAVPAESSREAQRAIAGARLAWLEGAGHWPQRDDPKAFNRVVTDFLRDRRMDA
- the nosZ gene encoding Sec-dependent nitrous-oxide reductase — translated: MRGHRLVGFVAVLGITSIAGFGCENKHLARQNQSTGVLGASASIADLMKARNLTEADVEAALKTYVPTGKKDEYYIFASGGQSGNVNVMGVPSMRMLKVIAVFTPESWQGWGYGNESEKILEQGNQGNRKIRWADVHHPNLSETKGDYDGEFLFVNDKANARVAVVDLEDFMTKQIVPNPLAASDHGGAFVTPNTEYVIETSQYPAPLGREYAPLSQYKEKYRGVAVFWKFDRAKGRIDVEKSWAMELPPYTQDLADAGKLDSDGWAFINSFNTEMAIGGTMEGKPPVESGASQNDMDYLHVINWKKAEELVNAGKSTTIAGMRVLPIDVTAAEGVLTLVGEPKSPHGCDVTPDGKAVVVGGKLDTHATIYDIAKMKALIEAKKFEGKDDFGIPIMAFKDAIQGQVEVGLGPLHTVFDDKGNAYTSVFIESVVAKWSWKNFQQPVEKLSVHYNIGHILSAEGDTVSPDGKYLVAMNKMSMDRFLPVGPLFPQNFQLVDLTGEKMRLLIDMPIPNAEPHYSQMIKADKLKVLTAYKMGTNPISGEIDPHSAAGGKEGIKRDGNKVSVYMTAIRSHFKPDQIEVEEGDEVTIHLTSLETADDQTHGFTIDMYNVNVSLEPGKHENISFIADTPGTFPMYCTEFCSALHLEMMGYFLVKPKAK
- a CDS encoding ATP-binding cassette domain-containing protein yields the protein MRRGRTVASRPIDRAEGAALEDELTRAIMGGEPPAPTKAPELPDKPADALTIENLVLVDANGKRVLDGVQLSVKKGEIVGVAGIEGNGQHELIRAIAGLEPHVTGTIELGGKPFDHVRSAEDMRARRRAPAVVHEDRHAEGLMLEASVGDNLVLGGAR
- a CDS encoding class I SAM-dependent methyltransferase gives rise to the protein MNEDLSNGWEAVAERFIECRSDIGAATVRQWATCLPKGGSVLDVGCGSGVPISMALMDDGFQVAGLDASPTLVGAFRTRFPGAVVACEAAEQSRFFGRTFDGVIAIGLLFLLSEQSQRELVRRLASALRPGGRLLFTAPHERCVWTDQLTGRTSLSLGAAEYRRLLEGAGMALARSLEDEGENHYYDALAVGGTQMTCRHLLHDQR
- a CDS encoding YwbE family protein; amino-acid sequence: MAAECERVATLLRNAGASEVVIVRQANPADVSPAGEPGGTQRAQIRRGLRVAIVMKADQETGALTEGIVRDILTSSSTHPRGIKVRLESGEVGRVRRILAR
- a CDS encoding urate hydroxylase PuuD codes for the protein MMGLFQEWIGFLLRWLHLMAGIAWIGTSFYFNWFDLSVRPPKDKVLKENIRGTLDEIHGGSFYYHEQYWPDKHPERLLVHSWPAKTTLITGALLLAMIYWHGARTYLIDPSVADIGPLAAIGISFASIAACWFFYNEVCFFFDNNRTVFVIMAVFVSLAAYGFQHVFSGRAAYIHVGAMLRDVHGAQCVDVDRAAPHCDAKGAQCWGAAGQTRRRAGEAAIAAQQLLYVARDVRDDQQPFRGCVQSSPRVGDLVPCDGGWRGHSPLHQCSVQGRAQGQAASHDHRGCILRSAWIEFHQEAGAGRRGAGGYDDGDDDRAKEVHDVSFAKADASDVRGGSVRVRDGYGRSDHGESRENRSAHVGVARHAAR